A region from the Beduinella massiliensis genome encodes:
- a CDS encoding L-serine ammonia-lyase, iron-sulfur-dependent, subunit alpha, giving the protein MTDYAAILKKEVVPALGCTEPIAVAYAAACAARALSEPVEEIEVLASRNILKNAMSVGIPGSDMAGIPIAAALGALGGDADAGLEVLHTVLKEHVEAGKRMIGAGKVRVSQKSGCESVYVEVGVKGNGHSASAVIQRTHTNVTDVVRDGRTLRHEALTGGAGTAADEPEMTVGGIWRYCQEAPVEELAFLKEGVEMNLSAAQVGLKGGYGMSVGHNIAQTGVHTNVLGTDMGTCAVATTAAACDARMAGAPVPVMSVAGSGNQGLVCTLPVAVFADKLHSSEENLLRAVALSDLVTVHIKQGIGRLSALCGCGIAAAVGASCGILYLLGGNEKQVQYTIKNMVANITGMVCDGAKSGCAVKVATAVSAAVQCAVLAMNNVHAPSIDGIVDRDVEKTIDNLGSVGREGMAMADQLILDLMTAKTV; this is encoded by the coding sequence ATGACGGATTACGCAGCGATTTTGAAAAAAGAGGTGGTTCCGGCGCTGGGCTGTACGGAACCGATTGCGGTGGCTTACGCGGCGGCCTGTGCCGCGCGCGCGCTAAGCGAGCCGGTGGAGGAAATCGAGGTGCTGGCCAGCCGGAATATCTTGAAAAACGCGATGAGCGTCGGCATTCCCGGCAGCGACATGGCAGGCATCCCTATCGCGGCGGCGCTGGGCGCGCTGGGCGGAGATGCGGATGCGGGGCTCGAAGTGCTGCACACGGTTTTGAAGGAGCACGTGGAGGCCGGCAAGCGAATGATCGGCGCAGGAAAGGTCCGTGTGAGCCAGAAGAGCGGCTGCGAAAGCGTGTACGTGGAGGTTGGCGTCAAGGGAAACGGTCACAGCGCGTCGGCGGTCATTCAGCGCACGCACACGAACGTGACGGATGTCGTCCGAGACGGCAGGACGCTTCGCCACGAGGCGCTTACAGGCGGCGCGGGCACGGCTGCGGACGAGCCGGAGATGACGGTCGGCGGCATCTGGCGCTACTGTCAGGAGGCGCCCGTGGAGGAGCTCGCCTTTTTAAAGGAGGGCGTTGAAATGAACCTGAGCGCTGCGCAGGTCGGGCTCAAGGGCGGATACGGCATGTCGGTAGGGCATAATATCGCGCAAACCGGCGTACATACCAACGTGCTGGGAACCGATATGGGCACCTGCGCGGTGGCGACGACGGCAGCCGCCTGCGACGCGCGCATGGCCGGAGCCCCGGTTCCGGTGATGAGCGTGGCGGGCAGCGGCAATCAGGGGCTCGTCTGCACGCTGCCGGTGGCGGTGTTCGCCGACAAGCTGCACAGCAGCGAAGAAAACCTGCTGCGCGCGGTCGCGCTTTCGGATCTGGTGACGGTGCACATCAAGCAGGGCATCGGACGGCTCAGCGCCCTGTGCGGGTGCGGCATCGCCGCGGCGGTCGGCGCCTCCTGCGGCATCTTGTACCTGCTGGGCGGAAACGAAAAGCAGGTGCAGTACACGATCAAGAACATGGTCGCCAACATTACGGGCATGGTCTGCGACGGCGCGAAGAGCGGCTGCGCGGTCAAGGTGGCGACGGCGGTGAGCGCCGCGGTGCAGTGCGCGGTGCTCGCGATGAACAACGTGCACGCGCCCTCCATTGACGGCATCGTCGACCGGGACGTGGAAAAGACGATCGACAACCTCGGCAGCGTCGGCCGTGAGGGCATGGCGATGGCGGATCAGCTGATTCTGGACCTGATGACGGCAAAGACGGTGTGA
- a CDS encoding carbohydrate ABC transporter permease: MTQAARQTRKPGAGMVHSRGETFVWHSLRNVVLAAGILLILFPMYLVVINSFKTLEEAGQNFFALPHTFTLNNIRELLSSQNYFLYVFNSLFVSVVSMAVVAVFVPLVSYALARNLQKRYYKFLYTYILLGLFIPSQVVLLPIVKQMSALNMMNQWGLILLYITFSLTRGVFLFVNYIRALPIEIEEAAQIDGCSVMQTYFRIVIHLIRPMISTLVIMDILWYWNDFMLPLFILNKSRELWTLPLFQYNFKTEYSFNYTMAFTAYLLALIPVLVVYCACQKHIINGLTAGAVKS, translated from the coding sequence ATGACACAGGCGGCAAGACAAACACGAAAGCCAGGCGCGGGCATGGTGCACAGCAGGGGGGAGACGTTCGTCTGGCACAGCCTGCGCAACGTCGTGCTGGCAGCGGGCATCCTCCTCATCCTCTTCCCGATGTATCTGGTCGTCATCAACTCGTTTAAGACCCTGGAGGAAGCGGGGCAGAACTTCTTCGCGCTGCCGCACACCTTTACGCTGAACAACATCCGCGAGCTTCTCAGCAGCCAGAATTACTTCCTGTACGTCTTCAACAGCCTCTTCGTGTCGGTCGTCTCCATGGCGGTGGTCGCGGTATTCGTGCCGCTGGTGAGCTACGCTTTGGCGCGGAACCTGCAAAAACGCTACTATAAGTTTCTCTATACGTACATCCTGCTGGGGCTGTTCATCCCCTCACAGGTCGTGCTGCTGCCGATCGTCAAGCAGATGAGCGCGCTGAACATGATGAACCAATGGGGCCTTATCCTGCTGTACATCACCTTCAGCCTGACGCGCGGCGTGTTCCTGTTCGTCAATTACATCCGTGCGCTGCCCATCGAGATCGAGGAGGCTGCGCAAATCGACGGGTGCAGCGTCATGCAGACGTACTTTCGCATCGTAATCCATCTCATTCGTCCGATGATCTCCACGCTGGTGATCATGGATATCCTGTGGTACTGGAATGACTTCATGCTGCCGCTGTTCATTCTGAACAAGTCCCGCGAGCTTTGGACGCTGCCGCTGTTCCAGTATAACTTCAAGACGGAGTATTCCTTTAACTATACGATGGCGTTTACGGCGTATCTGCTTGCGCTGATCCCCGTGCTCGTTGTATACTGTGCTTGTCAGAAACACATCATCAACGGCCTCACCGCAGGCGCGGTGAAGAGCTGA
- a CDS encoding extracellular solute-binding protein, with product MKKTLAILMALVLTLTAAMALAETKVEFFQQKMEEGPQRAYAQVIEKFQAENPDIVIDLNTIPDAGTVLMQRISTGDIPPIFSDYPTQTQFKQKIANGYIECLEGQDFISRVNPGMLALGANTDGKTYALPLSQNYMAIFYNGDIFEQVGITELPTTWDELMAVCDKLVAAGITPFAFGDKDPGRVGHCFQALSQATYPETVDYIVKVVNGEAKIADNAEPFRKIGERLIKLHEYALPDPLGTSDTAMWENFANGKSAMCITGSYARGTLLIANPDLNLCAFPIPGDVYDESPLLTGIDAALCISAEATDEQKEVGLKFLEFISRPENAQLWSDIDGAPSCLLGTTYSDPRVSPVIDKAATGVVCDWFGSKVTTQVTTELYQVVQGLLLDGDLDAYIAGLDEAIEAAAM from the coding sequence ATGAAAAAGACCCTAGCGATTCTGATGGCCCTCGTCCTGACGCTGACGGCTGCGATGGCCCTGGCGGAGACGAAGGTCGAATTCTTCCAGCAGAAGATGGAAGAAGGTCCCCAGCGCGCGTACGCGCAGGTCATCGAGAAGTTCCAGGCGGAAAACCCGGACATCGTAATCGACCTCAACACCATTCCGGACGCGGGCACCGTGCTGATGCAGCGCATCTCCACCGGCGATATCCCGCCGATCTTCTCGGACTATCCGACGCAGACGCAGTTCAAGCAGAAGATCGCGAACGGCTACATCGAGTGTCTGGAAGGCCAGGACTTCATCTCCCGCGTGAACCCGGGCATGCTGGCTCTGGGCGCGAATACCGACGGCAAGACCTACGCGCTGCCGCTGAGCCAGAACTACATGGCGATCTTCTACAACGGAGACATCTTCGAGCAGGTCGGCATTACCGAGCTGCCCACGACCTGGGATGAGCTGATGGCCGTTTGCGACAAGCTGGTCGCCGCCGGCATCACGCCGTTCGCCTTTGGCGACAAGGACCCGGGCCGCGTCGGCCACTGCTTCCAGGCACTGTCGCAGGCGACCTATCCTGAGACGGTCGATTATATCGTCAAGGTCGTTAACGGCGAAGCGAAAATCGCTGACAACGCGGAGCCCTTCCGCAAGATCGGCGAGCGGCTGATCAAGCTGCACGAGTATGCGCTGCCTGACCCGCTGGGCACCTCCGACACCGCGATGTGGGAGAACTTCGCCAACGGCAAGTCCGCCATGTGCATCACCGGCTCCTATGCGCGCGGCACGCTGCTGATCGCCAACCCCGACCTCAACCTGTGCGCGTTCCCGATTCCCGGCGACGTGTACGACGAAAGCCCGCTGCTGACCGGCATCGATGCAGCGCTGTGCATCAGCGCCGAGGCGACCGACGAGCAGAAGGAAGTCGGCCTCAAGTTCCTGGAATTCATTTCCCGTCCGGAAAACGCGCAGCTCTGGTCCGACATCGACGGCGCGCCTTCCTGTCTGCTGGGAACGACCTATTCCGACCCGCGCGTCTCGCCTGTCATCGATAAGGCGGCGACCGGCGTGGTTTGCGACTGGTTCGGCTCGAAGGTGACCACGCAGGTGACGACCGAGCTCTACCAGGTCGTGCAGGGCCTGCTGCTCGACGGCGATCTGGATGCCTATATCGCAGGGCTGGACGAAGCGATCGAAGCCGCTGCCATGTAA
- a CDS encoding Sapep family Mn(2+)-dependent dipeptidase: MKERIAAWIDAHEEEMLACLAELIEVPSVSDSGASAPGAPFGPECRRALDRGLALAKKLGFETQDVDGYCGVASMGIPHPAIGIAAHLDVVPAGEHWIYPPFSMTRAGEYVIGRGSQDNKASAVLGLYAMKCLRDLNVELPCGIRLLMGTSEETGMEDMRYFAQHGDAPELTLVADCDYPVCYGQKGHYNAWVGAKVQGIRACCGGQAPNLIPDHAWIEVAGLREETVCEALRGGMDIWTEPCEGGVRVHAKGKSGHAAFPQGADNAVRRLLFTLRDAKVLDAQDQEAVEALASLMKDDFGSACGLNVDDPVFGPLTLVGSMLKVEDGRMALSLDGRFPRMLSGSQVDDHIRAFASARGLAVSEASSREAFYIDKDDPLVRCMMDVYREETGDAREAFVMGGGTYSHVLARAVTFGASMPGAGAGLASILPPGHGGAHQPDEALHVPSFKRSLAIYVQTLMRLSPLVSENK; this comes from the coding sequence ATGAAAGAAAGAATTGCAGCCTGGATCGACGCTCATGAGGAAGAAATGCTGGCCTGCCTCGCAGAGCTGATCGAGGTGCCGAGCGTGAGCGACAGCGGAGCCTCTGCGCCGGGCGCGCCGTTCGGCCCCGAATGCCGACGGGCGCTGGACAGAGGACTCGCGCTCGCGAAAAAGCTGGGCTTTGAAACGCAGGATGTGGACGGATACTGCGGCGTCGCGTCGATGGGCATCCCGCATCCCGCGATCGGCATCGCCGCACACTTGGACGTCGTGCCGGCGGGAGAGCATTGGATTTACCCGCCCTTTTCGATGACGCGCGCGGGCGAATACGTAATCGGCAGGGGAAGCCAGGACAACAAGGCCTCCGCTGTGCTCGGCCTTTACGCGATGAAGTGCCTGCGGGATCTGAACGTCGAGCTGCCGTGCGGCATCAGGCTGCTGATGGGCACCTCCGAGGAAACGGGAATGGAGGACATGCGCTACTTTGCACAGCATGGGGACGCGCCGGAGCTCACGCTGGTGGCGGACTGCGACTACCCGGTGTGCTACGGGCAAAAGGGGCACTACAACGCCTGGGTCGGGGCAAAGGTGCAGGGCATCCGCGCCTGCTGCGGCGGACAGGCGCCTAACCTGATTCCGGATCACGCATGGATTGAGGTCGCGGGCCTGCGGGAAGAGACGGTCTGCGAGGCCCTGCGAGGCGGCATGGATATATGGACGGAGCCCTGCGAGGGCGGCGTGCGCGTGCATGCCAAGGGCAAGAGCGGCCATGCGGCGTTTCCGCAGGGGGCGGACAACGCGGTGCGTCGGCTGCTCTTCACGCTGAGAGACGCCAAAGTGCTGGATGCGCAGGACCAGGAGGCCGTCGAGGCGCTCGCGAGCCTGATGAAGGACGACTTTGGAAGCGCCTGCGGGCTGAACGTGGACGACCCGGTCTTCGGTCCGTTGACGCTCGTAGGCAGCATGCTGAAGGTAGAGGATGGACGCATGGCGCTTTCATTGGACGGTCGGTTTCCGCGCATGCTGTCGGGCAGTCAGGTAGACGACCACATTCGCGCCTTTGCGTCCGCGCGCGGCCTTGCGGTGAGCGAAGCGTCGTCAAGGGAGGCGTTTTACATCGACAAGGACGACCCGCTCGTTCGCTGCATGATGGACGTCTACCGCGAGGAGACGGGCGACGCGCGGGAGGCATTCGTCATGGGCGGCGGTACGTATTCACACGTGCTTGCGCGCGCGGTGACGTTCGGCGCTTCCATGCCGGGTGCGGGCGCGGGGCTTGCCTCGATCCTGCCGCCCGGGCACGGCGGCGCGCACCAGCCCGACGAAGCGCTGCATGTGCCTTCCTTTAAGCGCAGCCTCGCGATTTATGTGCAGACGCTGATGCGCCTTTCGCCCCTGGTTTCAGAAAATAAATAA
- a CDS encoding ABC transporter permease subunit, with translation MQAKKINSDRFSFFMITVPALALYTFFYIYSVIMGFYYSMTNWDGLARNYDFVGFTNYLRVLGNKRFYDSTFITIRYALIMVVGTIVLGVLLAVALNSVKRCKTFFKSVYFFPAMISSVAVALIWDQVFYRALPTVMNLLGMGEGFKSPLGDRTLALYAVLFVNLWQALAMPTVIFLAGMQSIPDELYESAVIDGASLFEQFRFITLPHLVPTITVNAILALKSGITAFDYAFALTKGGPARSTMLIGIKIYQDAFGDTPNFCIANTEAVLLFLVIAALSAVQIYVSSRSGVNKA, from the coding sequence ATGCAGGCAAAAAAGATCAATTCCGACAGGTTCTCTTTTTTCATGATTACGGTGCCGGCGCTAGCCCTTTATACCTTCTTCTATATTTACAGCGTAATCATGGGCTTCTATTACAGCATGACAAACTGGGACGGCCTTGCAAGAAATTACGATTTCGTAGGCTTCACCAATTATCTGCGCGTGCTCGGCAACAAGCGGTTCTACGATTCTACGTTCATCACGATCCGCTACGCGCTCATCATGGTCGTCGGCACGATCGTACTGGGCGTGCTGCTTGCGGTAGCGCTGAACTCTGTGAAACGCTGCAAGACGTTCTTCAAGTCCGTGTACTTCTTCCCGGCGATGATCAGCTCGGTCGCGGTCGCGCTGATCTGGGATCAGGTGTTTTACCGCGCCCTGCCCACGGTGATGAACCTGCTGGGCATGGGGGAAGGCTTCAAGTCGCCGCTGGGCGACAGGACGCTGGCACTGTATGCGGTGCTCTTCGTAAACCTCTGGCAGGCGCTCGCCATGCCGACGGTGATCTTTCTGGCGGGCATGCAGTCGATTCCAGACGAGCTGTACGAATCGGCGGTCATCGACGGAGCGTCCCTGTTTGAGCAGTTCCGATTTATCACCCTGCCGCATCTCGTGCCGACCATCACGGTCAACGCCATCCTGGCGCTCAAATCCGGCATTACCGCGTTTGACTACGCGTTCGCGCTTACCAAGGGCGGCCCGGCAAGGTCGACGATGCTCATCGGCATCAAGATCTATCAGGACGCGTTTGGCGATACGCCTAATTTCTGCATCGCCAATACCGAGGCGGTGCTGCTCTTCCTCGTCATCGCGGCGCTTTCCGCGGTGCAGATCTACGTATCCTCCAGAAGCGGGGTGAACAAGGCATGA
- a CDS encoding CPBP family intramembrane glutamic endopeptidase, whose product MLADAVSESLGMIKCITVPVCALLSAALYVQIRRDGLQAYYGLGRGGGVKGKDVLFYLPLLALASSNLWNGVTIRFSAVETALYVVSMCLVGFLEEVIFRGLLFRALSPKGLKQAIVISSLTFGMGHIVNLLAGAEPISTLLQICYATAIGFLFTTIFLKSGTLLPCILTHAAVNAASAFAVPGSLAGQTFASAILTVVSLLYALFLLKRPSKAPA is encoded by the coding sequence ATGCTGGCGGATGCGGTGTCCGAAAGCCTTGGCATGATCAAGTGCATCACGGTGCCGGTATGCGCGCTTTTATCCGCAGCCCTTTATGTGCAGATACGAAGAGACGGTCTTCAGGCGTATTACGGGCTTGGAAGAGGCGGGGGAGTGAAGGGGAAGGACGTCCTTTTCTACCTTCCGCTGCTCGCGCTGGCGAGTTCAAACCTTTGGAATGGCGTGACAATCAGGTTCAGCGCGGTTGAAACTGCGCTTTATGTGGTCAGCATGTGCCTAGTCGGCTTTCTCGAAGAGGTCATCTTCCGGGGACTTTTGTTTCGGGCGCTATCTCCAAAGGGCTTGAAGCAGGCGATCGTGATTTCCAGCCTGACGTTTGGCATGGGACACATTGTCAATTTACTGGCCGGTGCGGAACCGATAAGCACCTTGCTCCAAATCTGCTATGCGACGGCGATTGGCTTCCTGTTCACGACGATCTTTTTAAAAAGCGGCACGCTGCTGCCTTGTATCCTGACGCACGCGGCGGTAAACGCCGCGAGTGCGTTTGCGGTTCCGGGAAGCCTGGCCGGTCAGACCTTCGCCAGCGCTATTCTGACCGTGGTTTCCCTGCTTTACGCGCTGTTCCTTTTAAAAAGGCCGAGTAAGGCGCCGGCTTAA
- a CDS encoding aldo/keto reductase, producing MKKIALGSTVLRSAPIAFGCMRMAGLEVEKAERIVNLAVEQGIDLFDHADIYGGGESERLFAKVLKRNPGLRGRMLVQSKCGICKGYYDASKEHILEAVDGILSRLELDHIDILLLHRPDALMEPEEVAEAFGELERTGKVRYFGVSNENAAQMAFLQKHMPQKIVINQLQFGMAHTGMVDAGVNVNIHSDHAVVRDGGVLDYCRLNDITIQAWSPFQYGMFEGVFLGCEKYKALNEEIQKIAAEKGVTDSAIAVAWIMRHPAHIQTIVGTMNEKRLADICKAFDVELTRQEWYRLYLAAGNPLP from the coding sequence ATGAAGAAAATTGCACTGGGCAGCACCGTCCTGCGCTCCGCGCCGATCGCCTTCGGCTGCATGCGCATGGCGGGCCTGGAGGTGGAAAAGGCGGAGCGGATCGTGAACCTCGCGGTGGAGCAGGGCATCGATCTGTTCGACCACGCGGATATCTACGGCGGCGGCGAAAGCGAGCGCCTGTTTGCAAAGGTGCTGAAGCGCAATCCCGGCCTTCGCGGCAGGATGCTCGTGCAGAGCAAATGCGGCATCTGCAAGGGCTACTACGACGCGTCCAAGGAACACATTTTGGAGGCGGTGGACGGCATTCTCTCGCGGCTTGAGCTCGACCACATCGACATCCTGCTGCTGCACCGCCCGGACGCGCTGATGGAGCCGGAGGAGGTCGCGGAGGCGTTTGGGGAGCTGGAGCGCACGGGCAAGGTGCGTTACTTTGGCGTCAGCAACGAGAACGCGGCTCAGATGGCGTTTTTGCAAAAGCACATGCCCCAGAAGATCGTCATCAACCAGCTTCAGTTCGGCATGGCGCACACCGGCATGGTGGACGCGGGCGTCAACGTCAACATCCACTCCGACCACGCGGTCGTGCGCGACGGCGGGGTGCTCGACTATTGTCGCCTGAACGACATTACCATTCAGGCATGGTCTCCCTTCCAATACGGCATGTTTGAGGGCGTATTCCTCGGCTGCGAGAAGTACAAGGCCCTTAACGAGGAGATTCAGAAGATCGCCGCCGAAAAGGGCGTGACGGACAGCGCCATCGCCGTCGCCTGGATCATGCGCCACCCTGCCCATATACAGACCATCGTGGGCACGATGAACGAAAAGCGGCTTGCGGATATCTGCAAGGCGTTTGACGTGGAGCTCACCCGCCAGGAGTGGTACAGGCTTTACCTGGCCGCGGGGAACCCCCTGCCGTAA
- a CDS encoding MATE family efflux transporter, with the protein MENDLGRDDVGRLVRSIAVPSMLAQFVSVLYSIVDRMYIGHIAGVGDLALAGVGVCGPVVTMIGSVASLVGIGGSPLMSIKMGEGDRNSAQAILANAFLMLCAFSLLIVALILPLRRPMLLLFGASEITLPYAEEYFTLYLSGTLFALLATGLNSFVVAQGYAKTAMKSVVLGAVLNIALDPVFIFLFHMNVQGAALATVLSQLASCAYVLFFLLGRRAGVRITFSGYSPRTALRILALGFTPFCIIAVDNVMIIAMNTVLQRYGGLGQGDLLVTCATIVQSFMLVVTMPLGGISGGTQAVLSFNYGARRSERVRMAQRHIFLFCIAYTATMFVLARLCGPLFVRLFTTDPALSERALWAIRVCTLGLIPLGVQYEIVDGFTAIGQVRYSLPLSFWRKAVYFVSLFALPAVFGADAAFYAEPISDVLGPLASMIVYALVMKKILLRREMTQGPS; encoded by the coding sequence GTGGAAAACGATTTGGGACGCGATGACGTCGGCCGGCTCGTCCGCTCCATCGCTGTGCCGAGCATGCTTGCGCAGTTTGTCAGCGTCCTGTACAGCATCGTAGACCGCATGTACATCGGGCATATCGCGGGCGTGGGCGACCTCGCGCTCGCGGGCGTGGGCGTCTGCGGTCCGGTCGTCACGATGATCGGTTCCGTCGCTTCGCTCGTCGGAATCGGCGGTTCGCCGCTGATGAGCATCAAGATGGGCGAAGGCGACCGCAACAGCGCGCAGGCTATTTTGGCAAATGCCTTTCTGATGCTCTGCGCGTTCTCCCTCCTGATCGTCGCTCTGATTCTGCCGCTGCGCAGGCCTATGCTGCTGCTCTTCGGCGCGAGCGAGATCACGCTTCCCTATGCCGAGGAATATTTTACCCTCTATCTGTCGGGCACGCTCTTCGCCCTGCTGGCGACCGGCCTCAATTCCTTCGTCGTCGCGCAGGGATATGCCAAGACGGCGATGAAGTCCGTCGTACTTGGCGCGGTGCTGAACATCGCGCTCGACCCTGTCTTCATCTTTCTTTTCCATATGAACGTTCAGGGGGCGGCGCTGGCGACCGTGCTTTCGCAGCTGGCGAGCTGTGCCTATGTCCTCTTCTTTCTCTTGGGCAGGCGCGCCGGTGTGCGCATCACGTTTTCAGGCTATTCTCCCCGCACAGCCCTGCGCATTCTCGCGCTCGGCTTTACGCCTTTTTGCATCATCGCCGTCGACAACGTGATGATCATCGCCATGAATACCGTGCTCCAGCGATACGGCGGGCTAGGGCAGGGCGACCTGCTCGTCACCTGCGCGACCATCGTGCAGAGCTTCATGCTGGTCGTCACCATGCCGTTGGGCGGCATCAGCGGCGGCACGCAGGCGGTTTTGAGCTTCAACTACGGCGCACGCCGTTCGGAGCGCGTGCGCATGGCGCAGCGGCACATCTTCCTCTTCTGTATCGCCTACACCGCGACGATGTTCGTGCTGGCGCGCCTTTGCGGCCCGCTGTTCGTTCGCCTGTTTACGACCGACCCCGCGCTCAGCGAGCGTGCGCTCTGGGCCATTCGCGTTTGCACGTTGGGGCTGATCCCGTTGGGCGTGCAGTATGAAATCGTAGACGGCTTCACGGCCATCGGTCAGGTGCGCTATTCCCTTCCCCTCTCCTTCTGGCGCAAGGCGGTTTACTTCGTCTCTTTATTCGCGCTGCCTGCCGTCTTTGGCGCGGACGCTGCCTTCTACGCGGAGCCGATCTCCGACGTTCTGGGGCCGCTCGCCTCCATGATCGTCTACGCGCTGGTCATGAAGAAAATTCTTCTGCGGCGGGAAATGACGCAGGGCCCCTCCTGA
- a CDS encoding TetR/AcrR family transcriptional regulator: MAPKQKVSREMVLDAAFEIARGEGAEGISARAVARKLDCSTQPVLYHFATIEDLKSAVYEKADACHTAYILQGRDGCAASMLEIGLSYIRFGAMEPNLFRFLFQSNRFSDRKLSDLTGDPALEPVMQALSRDMEMDRRQARSVFTAVFLLAHGMASMLANNAMEYDEAQTACLLRGAMRGMIHAFFEEGVSDEAAEE, from the coding sequence GTGGCGCCAAAGCAAAAAGTGAGCCGGGAAATGGTTCTGGACGCAGCCTTTGAAATTGCCAGAGGAGAGGGGGCGGAAGGGATCAGTGCACGGGCGGTAGCGAGGAAACTGGACTGCTCGACGCAGCCGGTCCTCTATCACTTCGCGACGATAGAGGACTTGAAAAGCGCGGTATATGAGAAAGCGGATGCCTGCCACACGGCGTATATTCTGCAGGGGCGCGATGGCTGCGCCGCTTCCATGCTCGAGATCGGGCTTTCGTACATCCGCTTCGGAGCCATGGAACCCAACCTGTTTCGTTTCCTGTTTCAGTCCAACCGATTTTCCGACAGGAAGCTTTCAGACCTGACGGGCGATCCGGCGTTGGAACCGGTGATGCAGGCGCTTTCGCGCGATATGGAGATGGACCGGCGCCAGGCGCGCAGTGTTTTTACGGCCGTCTTCTTGCTTGCGCACGGGATGGCCAGCATGCTGGCCAACAATGCGATGGAGTACGACGAGGCGCAGACGGCTTGCCTGCTCCGCGGCGCGATGCGCGGGATGATCCATGCTTTTTTTGAGGAGGGCGTTTCGGATGAAGCGGCAGAGGAATGA